A genomic region of Arachis stenosperma cultivar V10309 chromosome 9, arast.V10309.gnm1.PFL2, whole genome shotgun sequence contains the following coding sequences:
- the LOC130949309 gene encoding uncharacterized protein LOC130949309: MSTDGAEKLDTLIRGLDLILGLDWLSKNNVLLYCFERSLQFMSEGLEGPVVANGYYLNSVMVNCSRSECSRFILLAASVSGDEQSLNQIPAVNEFREVFSEDIPEFSPSQEIKFVIELVSGAGPISIAPY; this comes from the exons ATGTCAACAGATGGTGCTGAGAAGTTAGACACTCTGATCAGAG GCCTCGATCTTATTTTGGGATTAGATTGGTTATCAAAGAATAATGTTCTGCTCTATTGCTTTGAAAGATCACTACAATTTATGTCGGAAGGTTTAGAAGGACCGGTGGTGGCGAATGGATATTACTTGAATTCTGTCATGGTGAATTGTAGTAGGAGTGAGTGTTCAAGATTCATACTATTGGCTGCCAGTGTATCGGGTGATGAACAAAGTCTGAATCAGATTCCAGCTGTGAATGAATTTCGAGAAGTATTTTCTGAGGATATACCTGAATTTTCTCCTTCTCAAGAAATCAAGTTTGTGATTGAGTTGGTTTCTGGAGCAGGACCAATTTCAATTGCGCCTTACTGA